A window of the Gossypium arboreum isolate Shixiya-1 chromosome 2, ASM2569848v2, whole genome shotgun sequence genome harbors these coding sequences:
- the LOC108466431 gene encoding cytochrome P450 98A2-like, translating into MIEDSCIKHTFLPLSIGREAHSLQVSPFILAISTIAIILAYKLYQRLKFKLPPGPRRWPVVGNLYDIKPVRFRCYAEWARAYGPIISVWFGSTLNVIVSNTELAREVLKECDQQLADRHRTRSAEKFSRDGKDLIWADYGPHYVKVRKVCTLELFSPKRLEALRPIREDEVTAMVESIFLHCSNPENKGRSLVVRKYLGAVAFNNITRLAFGKRFVNHEDIMDEQGHEFKAIVANGLKLGASLAMAEHIPWLRWMFPLEEEAFAKHGARRDRLTRAIMEEHTVARQKSGDTKQHFVDALLTLQDKYDLSEDTIIGLLWDMITAGMDTTAISAEWAMAELIRNPRVQQKAQEELDRVIGSESVMSETDFSNLPYLQSVAKEALRLHPPTPLMLPHRANANVKIGGYDIPKGSNVHVNVWAIAHDPVVWKDPESFRPERFLEEDVDMKGHDFRLLPFGAGRRVCPGAQLGTNLVTSMLGHLLHHFCWTPPEAMKDEEIDMLENPGLVAYMRTPLQAMATPRLPSHLYKRIAVNM; encoded by the exons tcCTTTTATACTTGCCATCTCAACCATCGCCATCATCTTAGCGTACAAGCTGTACCAACGGCTAAAGTTCAAGCTCCCACCAGGTCCACGACGGTGGCCGGTGGTTGGGAACCTTTACGACATAAAACCGGTTAGGTTCCGGTGCTATGCAGAATGGGCACGGGCCTATGGTCCGATAATTTCAGTATGGTTTGGTTCAACATTGAACGTGATCGTGTCGAATACGGAGCTGGCAAGGGAAGTTTTAAAAGAGTGTGATCAACAGCTAGCTGATAGGCACAGGACTAGATCAGCAGAAAAGTTTAGCAGAGATGGAAAAGACCTTATTTGGGCTGATTACGGACCTCATTATGTTAAGGTAAGGAAAGTTTGTACGCTGGAGCTTTTCTCTCCTAAGCGGCTTGAAGCTTTGAGACCTATTAGAGAAGATGAGGTTACTGCTATGGTTGAATCCATCTTCCTGCACTGCTCCAATCCTG AAAACAAGGGAAGGAGTTTGGTGGTAAGGAAATACTTGGGAGCAGTAGCATTCAACAACATAACGAGACTAGCATTTGGGAAGCGTTTTGTGAACCATGAGGACATAATGGATGAGCAAGGCCACGAATTCAAAGCCATTGTGGCTAATGGACTTAAGCTGGGTGCATCTCTAGCCATGGCTGAACACATTCCATGGCTACGTTGGATGTTTCCATTGGAAGAAGAAGCATTCGCCAAGCACGGGGCACGGAGAGATCGTCTCACCAGAGCTATAATGGAGGAACACACCGTTGCTCGCCAAAAAAGCGGTGATACCAAGCAGCATTTCGTTGATGCCTTGCTTACATTGCAAGACAAGTATGACCTTAGTGAAGATACAATTATTGGACTACTTTGG GACATGATCACAGCAGGCATGGATACAACAGCAATCTCAGCAGAATGGGCAATGGCCGAACTAATTAGAAACCCAAGAGTACAACAAAAGGCACAAGAGGAGCTAGATCGTGTTATAGGATCCGAAAGCGTGATGTCCGAAACTGATTTCTCGAATCTCCCTTACCTTCAAAGTGTAGCCAAGGAAGCACTAAGGTTACATCCCCCAACACCATTAATGCTACCCCACCGTGCGAATGCTAACGTCAAAATCGGTGGCTACGACATCCCGAAGGGATCAAACGTGCATGTTAACGTATGGGCAATAGCTCATGATCCGGTTGTGTGGAAAGACCCTGAATCGTTCCGACCAGAACGATTCCTTGAAGAGGACGTGGATATGAAAGGCCATGATTTTCGTTTACTTCCGTTCGGTGCGGGGAGAAGGGTATGCCCCGGTGCACAACTTGGGACCAATCTGGTAACATCCATGTTGGGTCATTTATTACACCATTTTTGTTGGACACCACCTGAGGCAATGAAGGATGAGGAAATTGACATGCTTGAAAATCCTGGTTTGGTTGCTTACATGAGGACTCCATTGCAGGCAATGGCAACTCCCAGGTTGCCTTCTCATCTTTACAAACGCATTGCTGTGAATATGTAA